In the genome of Luteitalea pratensis, the window GCACGGTCCATCCCGCATCGCCTTCCGAGATCACGGTGCACGACGCCAAGATCAATCTCGATACCGCAGAGAACACCTTCCTGCACCTGGAACGATCGAACGCGGCCGAGTACCGCCAGCACGTCGAGAACGGTCGCCGGGTCTACTACCGCAACTGCGTCTTCTGCCACGGCGACAACCTGTCGGGCAACGGCATGTTCGTGCACGGGCTCGATCCGATCCCGACCAACTTCACCGACGGATCGATTGCCGGGTTGCGCGACTCGTTCCTCCTCTGGCGAATCTCCAAGGGCGGGCCTGGGCTTCCCGAGGAAGGTGGGCCGTGGGACACGGCCATGCCCGCCTGGGAGAAGATCCTGAAGGAAGAGGAGATGTGGGAGGCGATCCTCTTTCTCTACGATTTCACCGGCCAGAAGCCACGCGCCAGGGAAGCGGGTGAGCACAAATGACCCCTCGGCTGTTCACGAGCGGATGTGCCGTGGTGCTGATCGGCGTGGTGTGGGCCATGCCGATGCGATCGGTGAAGGCGCAAGGACCTTACGTTGGCACCGACGCGCAGCGGGAGTCGGGCAAGCAGCTCTATGGCAAGTACTGCGCGCAGTGCCATGGCGACAAGGGCGACGGCGAAGGCTACGCCACGCCGCACCTGTACCCACGGCCGCGAAACTTCACGACCGGCAAGTTCAAGGTGCGGACGACTCCGAACGGTGCGCTGCCGACGCACCAGGATCTCGTCAACATCATCAGGCGCGGCATGCCCTATACATCGATGCCCGCCTGGCCCGACCTGACCGATCAGGAGGTCGCGAACCTCGCGTACTACATCACGACATTCTCGCCCGATTTCACCAATCCGGAGAGGGCGCCAAAGCCGGTGGAACTCCCGAGTGCGCCGGCCGCGACGAGCGCGACCATCGAGCAGGGGAAGAAGCTCTACGAAGAGACCGGCTGCACGAAGTGCCACGGCACGCTCGGTCGCGGCGACGGCGCTTCGGCACCGACGCTGAAGGACGACTTCGATCATCCGATACGTGCGGCCGACCTTACGCAGAGCTGGACGTTCCGTGGTGGAGCGACGCGCGAGGACATCTTCCGGACGATGAGCACCGGGTTCAACGGCACGCCGATGCCGGCGTTTGTCGACGGGCTGTCGCCCGAGCAGCGCTGGGCGATCACCGACTACATCGCCTCGCTGTCAGGAAGCGAGGGACCGGGCTATACGAACCTCGTCGTCGCCAAGTACGTGAAGGAACCGATCGACATGGCCAAGGGGGCAGCGAGTTTCGCTGCCGCGCCTGTGGCCCACTTGCCGATCGTCGGGCAGATCATGGAGCCCGGCCGCGCGTTCCACCCGCCCACGACATCGCTGAGCGTGCAGGCGATCTACGACGACACGTCGATTGCGACGCTCGTGCGGTGGCACGACAGGACCGCGGAGAAGACCGGCCAGAACGGGCCGTCGCTTCCCGTGGCTCCCGAGGAGGAAGAAGAAGGCGGAGGCGCGGCCGAGGCGGCCGGCGGCAGCCCGTTCGGTGATGCGGAGGTGGCGCCAGGCGCCGCCCAGCCGGCCGAGAAGGACCCCTTTGCCGAGGCCGAGGCGCCGGCGGTGACGTCCGAGTTCTCCGACGCTGTCGCGATCCAGATCCCGTCGGAGACACCGGCGACGGCCCGCAAGCCCTACTTCATCTTCGGCGACGCGGAGAACTCGGTCGATCTGTGGTTCTTCGATCTGGCCCAGGCGGCCCCCGTGCAGTTCACAGGCAAGGGAAGCGCGGACGTCGCGCCGAAGGACCCGACAGATGTGACCGGGGTCGCAAGCTACGCCAACGGAGAATGGTCGGTCATCTTCAAGCGGCCGCTTCGCCCGGCTTCGGCTGCGCCGTTCAGTCCGGGGGAGTTCCTGCCGATCGCCTTCTCGGTGTGGGACGGGTTCTCGCGCGAGCGCGGCAGCCGCCGCGGCCTCACCTTGTGGTATTCGATCTACGTCGAACCCCAGAACGTCCCGTCGGCCGTAGGTCCGATGATCAGGACGGCACTGTCCATCCTTGCCATCGAGCTGATCCTGGTCGGCTGGGTACGGTGGCGTTACGGCTCTCGTGCCCGCGGCGAGCTCGGCGATCCGAGTCGACCGGCAGCGACCCATGCGTGAGCTCTCGCGGGCTATCCGGAGGATCCATGTACAAGAGCATCTACGTTCCTGTCGATAACTCGGACCACTCGAACCGCGCCGTGTCCTGTGCCATCGGGCTGGGCAAGGCGTACTCGGCGAAGCTGGTGGGGTGCCACGTCTACGCGGCGAAACTGCACGACTATCGCTTCCGGCAGATGGAATACACCCTGCCCGAGGAGTACATCGACGAAGTGGAACTGGAGCGCCAGCGCAAGATCCACGACAGCCTGATCACGATGGGGCTCAAGCTCATCTCTGACAGCTATCTCGATGGGATGTCGCGCACCTGTGGCGAGTCGGGCCTGGAGTTCGAGCCGCGGATGATGGACGGCAAGCATCACATCGAGATCCTCAAGGATCTCGCCGGGTCACAGCACGACCTGGTCGTGATTGGCGCGGTGGGGATCGGCCGCGCGCGCGACAGCGTGATCGGCTCGGTCTGCGAGCGCGTCGCCCGCCAATCGGACCGCGACGTCTGGGTCGTCAAGCACGTCCCCGAAGCGGGCGAGGCGGATCGGGACACGATCCTCGTCGGGCTCGACGGCAGCCCGCAGTCGTTCGGCGCGCTCATGACCGCCATCGAGCTGGCCAATACGTTCGGCAAGAAGGTCGAGGCCATCGCGGTCTACGACCCCTATCTGCACTACTCGGTCTTCAACGGCATCGTCAACGTCCTCACCGAGCAGGCGGCGAAGGTCTTCCGCTTCGAAGAGCAGAACCAGCTCCATGAGGAGATCATCGACACGGGTCTCGCGCAGATCTATCAGTCGCACCTCGAAGTGGGCGAGCGGATGGGGACCGAGGTCGGCGTCTCGATCAAGAAGACGCTCCTCGACGGCAAGCCCTTCCAGAAGATCCTCGACCACGCACGCAAGACCAATCCCTGGCTCATCGTGATGGGCCGCATCGGCGTGCACAGCCCGAAGGACGAGGCAAGCCTGGGAAGCAACGCGGAGAACGTGCTCCGCTCCGCGGTGTGCGACGTCCTCCTGTCCACACGCGTCGAGGTCCCGAGCCTGGACGTGCGCGCCGAGGAGACCATCCGCTGGACGCCCGAGGCCGAGGCGCGCATGACGCACGTGCCCGAGCAGGTCAAGGGCATTGCCAGGACCGGAGTCCTTCGCCTCGCACTCGAGAAGGGACACTCGGTGATCACGAGCGCGGTGATCGACGAAGCGATGGATCGGTTCATGCCGAAGAGCGCGTCCAACGCGACCAAGGCCCTGGCCGAGGCCGTGGCGCTCGAGCGGGCCAGGTCTGGCCCGGTGTCGATGTGCCGGGCATGCGGCGTGGCGGCCACGCAGAGCGGCGCCGTCAAGTGCACCGTGTGCGGCGCCACCGATTTCGAGGTGATCTCGCGCGAGATGATCGAGCGGATCGCCGAGGTTGAAGGCGGTCTCCAGGAGGAGACCACGTACGACGGGCGCAAGCTTCGATGGTCGGAGGACGCGAGGAAGGGCCTCTGGACGATGAAGAACGCGTACCAGCGCCGGCGTGTGAAGGCGCGCGTCGAGAAGCGTGCGCGGATGATGAAGCTCGATGCGATCACGCTCGACTTCGCCCGGCAGGTGATCGAGGAGGAGACAGGGTCACCGCTCGAGATCCAGTCCCCCTCGGGCGGCATGGCTCGAGCGCGCGCCGCCGAGCCCGCCGAGGCGACCGCGGCAGGCGAGTCCCGGCTCGTTGCACGCGACGACCGCAAGAACCCGCTGATCTCGACGTTCGACTGGACCAGCGACGCCACGCAGCGGATCTTCCGCGTGCCCGCAGGGTTCATGCGCAACAAGACCCAGGAGCGGGTCGAGGAACTGGCGCGTGAGCGTGCCGTGACGTCGATCGATCTCGCGCTCGTCGAGGCTGGCATCGAGTTCGGCAAGCAGATGATGGCGGAGATGATCGCCACCTATTCCGGGCCACCTGCTCAGGGAGCCGTGAACCCGGGAGTCGGAGCGCCGGCGCGGGAGTCGGCTGCTCCGCCAACGGTCTCTGGCGCGCCGGCTCGCGAGGCCTCGGACACCGGCGGTGGCGGCTATCTCAACGAGGTGCGATCGCGCTGATGGCGGCGTACCGATTCTGCCGATCGGATGACATCGGGCTGCTCACCGACGCGCTGAACCGGTGCTGGTCGCCGTACTTTCCGGACGAGCCGGCGATGACGCCGGCCACGTTCAAGCAGTCGATCCGCGACCGCCAGGTCTGGTGCAGCAGCTGCATGGTCGCCTTCTCAGGGGCCGACCCGATTGGCGTCCTGATCGGCGCGAAGCGTGCGTCCGGTACGCTCATCCACCGGATCGCGGTGCATCCGGATCATCGGCGGCAGGAGCACGGCCGTCACCTGCTCACGTCGCTCGGGTCCAAGCTCGCGATTCTCGGCCCGCCACGCATCGTCGCCGAAGTCCCCGAGACGCTCGACGCCGCGTGCGGGCTCTTCAGTGCCAGCGGATATGTCGAGGAAGCGCACCTGACCGACTACGTCTTGTCCGGTGAAGAGCGCGATACGGACGAACGCCGAACGCCGAACGCCGAGCGCCGAATACCGAAGGAGAAAGCGCTCTTCGTGGACGACCCCGGGGCGGGCGAGATTGCGGCCGTGGTGCAAAGCGCGGAGGCGGACCGGTATGTCATCCCTGTCACGGTCGACGACCTCACCGCGAATGGCCTGCTTGAAGAGGGGAATCCCCAAACGTGCTGGAAGCGCTCGGTCGAGACCCTCATCGCGAGGAAGGAACACGTCGCGGGTCTCGCCGTCGCCTCCGACGAGCGAATCGAGGCCTACGTCCTGTACGAGAGATGCGGAGTGGATCCCGAGCGAGGCGAGGCGAGGGGGCAGTCTTCCGGTGCCCCCGACGTGGAGGTCGTGTCGCTCCGCTCCTTGATCGAAGACGATGGAGCCTGTCTGAGGCAACTGCTCGATCGACTCAGGGGCCAGGGGTCGTGGACGTTGCGTTTCCCGAAGGTCCACCCGGCGGAGTTCTCGCCCGGGTTCCTGGAGACGCTCGGGTTCCGTCCTGCGGGCCGTCATCTCCTCTACGCCGCACACGCGCGGTCGAACTAGGCATCGGCCAGCGCGTGGCGCTGGTAGGGCCGGCTCTCCGAGCCCGGCCTGTTCTGTGGAGGCTACGTCGACGTGAAGAGCTATCACGACATCGCCGGCGACGGAGGGTCGCGGGTCCTCGAGCAGGTGGCCGAGCAACGCGCCCGCATCAGCGACGGGCTCGCGGGCGTGCGCCATCTCGTCGCCGTAGGCTCGGGCAAGGGCGGTGTCGGCAAGAGCACGTTGACGCTGCATCTCGCTGGTGCACTGCGTGCCCGTGGCCTCCGGATTGCGATCCTCGATGCGGACTTCAACGGCCCTTCGCAGGCGCGCATGGCCGGAGTCCAGGGAGCGCTGTTCGTGCCCGGGAGGGACAGGGTCGCGCTACCGCGGACCAGCAGCGGGATCGGCGTCTTCTCGATGGGCTCGCTCGTCCCGGAGACATCTGCGCTCGAGTTCGAGAGCACAGCGCAAGGCGAGTCGCACACGTGGCGCGCCACGCGGGAGTTCGCGCTCCTCGGCGAAATCCTCGGCGCCTTCGAGTGGGGTGAGCTCGACCTGCTGATGTTCGACCTGCCACCGGGAGCGGAGCGGACCGTGCAGTACGCCGATTTCCTCGGGCCGCGGACCTCGTTCGTGCTGGTCAC includes:
- a CDS encoding c-type cytochrome: MKILVVVAVLVVFGVLRLRRASLLAWAGAWWVGLYVLLRFGFTAPIPSSVVTIYMGIVTLAILAYVTSSEERRGDVSGPLVRFMTERRYTPLLGATIVAIPALAAANVYVQMNVPLQPPLFSRTVHPASPSEITVHDAKINLDTAENTFLHLERSNAAEYRQHVENGRRVYYRNCVFCHGDNLSGNGMFVHGLDPIPTNFTDGSIAGLRDSFLLWRISKGGPGLPEEGGPWDTAMPAWEKILKEEEMWEAILFLYDFTGQKPRAREAGEHK
- a CDS encoding c-type cytochrome → MTPRLFTSGCAVVLIGVVWAMPMRSVKAQGPYVGTDAQRESGKQLYGKYCAQCHGDKGDGEGYATPHLYPRPRNFTTGKFKVRTTPNGALPTHQDLVNIIRRGMPYTSMPAWPDLTDQEVANLAYYITTFSPDFTNPERAPKPVELPSAPAATSATIEQGKKLYEETGCTKCHGTLGRGDGASAPTLKDDFDHPIRAADLTQSWTFRGGATREDIFRTMSTGFNGTPMPAFVDGLSPEQRWAITDYIASLSGSEGPGYTNLVVAKYVKEPIDMAKGAASFAAAPVAHLPIVGQIMEPGRAFHPPTTSLSVQAIYDDTSIATLVRWHDRTAEKTGQNGPSLPVAPEEEEEGGGAAEAAGGSPFGDAEVAPGAAQPAEKDPFAEAEAPAVTSEFSDAVAIQIPSETPATARKPYFIFGDAENSVDLWFFDLAQAAPVQFTGKGSADVAPKDPTDVTGVASYANGEWSVIFKRPLRPASAAPFSPGEFLPIAFSVWDGFSRERGSRRGLTLWYSIYVEPQNVPSAVGPMIRTALSILAIELILVGWVRWRYGSRARGELGDPSRPAATHA
- a CDS encoding universal stress protein gives rise to the protein MYKSIYVPVDNSDHSNRAVSCAIGLGKAYSAKLVGCHVYAAKLHDYRFRQMEYTLPEEYIDEVELERQRKIHDSLITMGLKLISDSYLDGMSRTCGESGLEFEPRMMDGKHHIEILKDLAGSQHDLVVIGAVGIGRARDSVIGSVCERVARQSDRDVWVVKHVPEAGEADRDTILVGLDGSPQSFGALMTAIELANTFGKKVEAIAVYDPYLHYSVFNGIVNVLTEQAAKVFRFEEQNQLHEEIIDTGLAQIYQSHLEVGERMGTEVGVSIKKTLLDGKPFQKILDHARKTNPWLIVMGRIGVHSPKDEASLGSNAENVLRSAVCDVLLSTRVEVPSLDVRAEETIRWTPEAEARMTHVPEQVKGIARTGVLRLALEKGHSVITSAVIDEAMDRFMPKSASNATKALAEAVALERARSGPVSMCRACGVAATQSGAVKCTVCGATDFEVISREMIERIAEVEGGLQEETTYDGRKLRWSEDARKGLWTMKNAYQRRRVKARVEKRARMMKLDAITLDFARQVIEEETGSPLEIQSPSGGMARARAAEPAEATAAGESRLVARDDRKNPLISTFDWTSDATQRIFRVPAGFMRNKTQERVEELARERAVTSIDLALVEAGIEFGKQMMAEMIATYSGPPAQGAVNPGVGAPARESAAPPTVSGAPAREASDTGGGGYLNEVRSR
- a CDS encoding GNAT family N-acetyltransferase, producing the protein MAAYRFCRSDDIGLLTDALNRCWSPYFPDEPAMTPATFKQSIRDRQVWCSSCMVAFSGADPIGVLIGAKRASGTLIHRIAVHPDHRRQEHGRHLLTSLGSKLAILGPPRIVAEVPETLDAACGLFSASGYVEEAHLTDYVLSGEERDTDERRTPNAERRIPKEKALFVDDPGAGEIAAVVQSAEADRYVIPVTVDDLTANGLLEEGNPQTCWKRSVETLIARKEHVAGLAVASDERIEAYVLYERCGVDPERGEARGQSSGAPDVEVVSLRSLIEDDGACLRQLLDRLRGQGSWTLRFPKVHPAEFSPGFLETLGFRPAGRHLLYAAHARSN
- a CDS encoding P-loop NTPase, with protein sequence MKSYHDIAGDGGSRVLEQVAEQRARISDGLAGVRHLVAVGSGKGGVGKSTLTLHLAGALRARGLRIAILDADFNGPSQARMAGVQGALFVPGRDRVALPRTSSGIGVFSMGSLVPETSALEFESTAQGESHTWRATREFALLGEILGAFEWGELDLLMFDLPPGAERTVQYADFLGPRTSFVLVTIPSEVARGVVARSVAALSKGPNRLLGYVENMSGYYCRDCDAIKPLFVSRNQADLGIPCLGTVPFDPELAQHCDQGLALADMPDTLVGQALDQIAQRLMEGLD